TACGCCTCCTTTTTGATCGACTGCGATGAATATGCAGGCGATTACTGATCTGTAAAAGCGAAAGTCAGCGCCAGAGGCCTTAGCTCTGGCGCGATCACCTCCACACACCGGCCGTAACGGCTAACCAGAATGCCCCGCTTCAGAACCGCCACCCGTAGCCAATCAACTCAACCGAATCGCCTGCCTGTAGTGGTCTAATGAAACCGGACACCCTTTTAGGCGAGAATACTCGCCAGATCGAGGTGTCAGATGACCAAACAACGCCGTACCTTTTCCGCAGAATTCAAACGCGAGGCTGCCGACCTCGTGCTCAAGCAAAACTATAGCTTCATCGAAGCCAGTCGTTCACTGAGTGTTGGTGAGTCGGCGCTGCGCCGCTGGGTCGACCAGCTTCAGCAAGAGCGCACCGGCGTCACGCCCCAGAGCAAGGCCCTGACACCAGAGCAGCAAAAAATCCAGGAGTTGGAAGCTCGGATTGCTCGCCTCGAGCGCGAGAAATCAATATTAAAAAAGGCTACCGCGCTCTTGATGTCGGAAGATCTCGAGCGTACGCGCTGATCAATCAGCTAAGCGTCCATGAGCCTGTTGACTGCTTGTGCGAGGCGTTTGAGGTCGCTCGTTCGGGGTACTACGCGCATCGTCTTAGGCGGCGAACACCAGATGTTGAGCGGCTCAGGCTGCGTAGCCGAGTGAGCGAGTTGTTCACCCAGGGCCGAAGTGCTCCCGGCAGTCGAAGCATCACGTTGATGATGCAAGAAGAAGGTGAGCAAATTGGACGGTTTAAGGTACGCAGGCTGATGCGTGAGCTGGAGTTGGTCAGCAAGCAGCCAGGATCACACGCCTATAAAAAGGCGACAGTCGAGCGGCCGGATATCCCAAATATATTGAACCGAGAATTTGATGTCGAAGCGCCCAACCAGGTCTGGTGCGGCGACATCACCTACATCTGGGCACAGGGGAAATGGCACTACCTTGCGGTTGTCATGGATCTTTACGCTCGCCGAGTGGTGGGCTGGGCGTTATCAGAAAAGCCGGATGCAGACTTGGTGATCAAGGCGTTGGACGTGGCTTACGAGCAGCGTGGCAAGCCGCAAGGCCTGCTATTTCACTCAGACCAGGGATTACAATATGGCAGCCGCAACTTTCGCCAGCGGCTGTGGCGTTATCGCATGCGTCAGAGTATGAGCCGCCGAGGAAACTGCTGGGATAATGCGCCGATGGAGCGGGTTTTTCGCAGCTTGAAAACAGAGTGGATACCAACCACTGGCTACATGACCGGCCACCAGGCTCAGAGAGACATTAGCCAGTACCTGATGCATCACTACAACTGGATCCGACCTCATCAATTTAACGATGGATTGGCCCCAGCGAAAACGGAAGAAAAGCTCAAAACCGTGTCCGGGATGAGTTGACCACTACAGCCACGCCCAACGCCACCTGCCGATAAATGCCCTACGCTCAACTCAACCCGCCATCCGGCCCGCTGCCGCTCGTTTCCTGAACCGAAACCCCTGACGCCGCAGCGCCTCGTCCACCAGCAACTCGAACTCACGCCACGTGATGCTGGCGAGCGTCTAGCCGTTTGGAGTGGCGACGGTGTTGAGGAGGGTGGGGCGTTAGCGGCGGGCAAAGAGACTGGCGATGGCGCCAAACGCGAATATGACCGGCAGAACGAATTAGTCAAACGAGGCGACAGTTTTGAAAGTCGTAACAAGCTTCATCGGCTGAAGCTGCTGCATCCCGGAAAAAACCGGCAATGGTGCGCTGGCAACTGAATGTAGATAGATCCCAGAAGCCGGTAGGCGATGAAAAATAGATCGTCGAAGAGAGAGGTTTTCTTGGCCATGTCCGTGGTCTTTTTTTTCAGGATCCGTCAGGAAACGTTCGTGAGTGAGCTTATAGCCTCATCGTGCGCGTAAGGTTTGAAGATCGTCGATCAATGATGAGCATTCTGTAGGAAAGCTCGATAGCAGGTTACAGATATAGCCTTCACTCACCTGAGAAAGTCATGCTGGTGGCGCGATGATGTCATGGTAGAAAGTGGTCTGGACATATCGTCCGCTCGCTAAGGAAAGGCCATGAGAAAGATAGGAA
The DNA window shown above is from Pseudomonas sp. BSw22131 and carries:
- a CDS encoding IS3 family transposase (programmed frameshift), producing MTKQRRTFSAEFKREAADLVLKQNYSFIEASRSLSVGESALRRWVDQLQQERTGVTPQSKALTPEQQKIQELEARIARLEREKSIFKKGYRALDVGRSRAYALINQLSVHEPVDCLCEAFEVARSGYYAHRLRRRTPDVERLRLRSRVSELFTQGRSAPGSRSITLMMQEEGEQIGRFKVRRLMRELELVSKQPGSHAYKKATVERPDIPNILNREFDVEAPNQVWCGDITYIWAQGKWHYLAVVMDLYARRVVGWALSEKPDADLVIKALDVAYEQRGKPQGLLFHSDQGLQYGSRNFRQRLWRYRMRQSMSRRGNCWDNAPMERVFRSLKTEWIPTTGYMTGHQAQRDISQYLMHHYNWIRPHQFNDGLAPAKTEEKLKTVSGMS